The DNA region CTCCTGGTGGCAGTGCTCAACGTCCCGGTTGTGCTCATCAAGAACACCGTCCAGGGCTACGACACCTTCTTCACCGCGCTCTCGGTCTTCGTGTTGGCGGCCATTGGCACGTTCCTCTTCTATCTCTTCGCCCAGCGGGCGGCCTACAGGGACTGGCGGCGTCGGCTGCTGCTGTTCCCGGTCTTCTTGGCAGGCAGCATGGGATTTGCTGTCAACAACACACGGGCCGTGATTGAGGCGTTGCTCGGAAAGCGTACGGAGTTCGTGCGGACGCCGAAGTACCACGTTCTCACGCCGGGTGAGCGATGGCACCACAAAAAGTATGTTCCACGGCAACTCCATCCTTCGGTTGTCGTCGAGTTGCTGCTGGGGCTCTACTTCGTCGTTGGGATGGGGATTTCGCTCTACTATGCCGAGTTGGCCGCGCTCCCGTTCCAGGCGATGTTCATGCTGGGCTTTGGTGGGATCGGCATCTTATCGCTCCGGCATGCACGGCTACAGTGAAGTCAGGACCGTGAAGGGCTGAGGTGGCAGATGAAGCTTGTTTCGTATCGACTTGGACCCTGTGTGCGGGCCGGATTCATCAGTGGTGAGCACTGGATCGTTGATGCTGCAGGGGCATACGAAGTTGCCCGGCGGGAGGGATTGGTCCATCGTCTCTTCGCGATGCCCACGCAGATGCTGCAACTCTTGGAGCTGTGGGAGGTAGCTAGCGAAGAGCTGCGTCGGCTCCAGGAGTGGTGTGCGGGGCGCGAAGAGGCTCTTGTTGCCGATGGTTTAGCCTTTGCCCTGGATGAGGCGGTATTGGAGGCTCCGCTCCAGCCACGGTCGCTGCGCGATGGCTACGCCTTTCGGCAGCACGTTGAGGCCGCACGCCGGAGCCGCGGACTGCCGATGATCCCAGAGTTCGACGCCTTCCCTGTGTTCTACTTCGGCAACCACCAGGCGGTGACGGGCCCGGGACCTGTTGCAGTCCAAGCGCGACATCTGGAGCGGCTGGACTTTGAGCTGGAGTGTGCTGTCGTCATCGGCAAGGCTGGTAAGAACATTCCCGCCAGTGTAGCGGAGCGGTTCATCGCTGGGTTCATGATCATGAACGACTGGAGCGCGCGGGAGCTTCAGGCACAAGAGATGAAGCTGAACCTCGGCCCAGCGAAGGGGAAGGACTTCGCCACATCGCTGGGTCCTTGGTTGGTGACGCTGGATGAACTCGCAGACCGGGCCATCCTGACCCCGGATGGGAACCACTACGACCTGGAGATGACCGCACGGCTTAACGGGGAGCTCATCTCCCACGATACGCTCCGCAACATGCGGTGGACGTTCGCGCAGATCATCGAGCGGGCGAGTTACGGGACATGGCTGTATCCAGGGGACGTCATCGGGTCTGGGACGTGCGGCACGGGATGCCTCTTAGAGCTCAACACCACAGGTGGTTTCACCCCTGCTCGGTGGCTACAGCCAGGGGATACAGTAGAGCTCTCGATTGAGCGGCTGGGGACGCTACGGAATACGCTCATGCTGGTGCCGGAGGAGATGGCGCAGTGAACAGGTCTGAGACTACCCCGTCTGCAGGAGCGGCAGCACATGGCGGCCCGATGGGCTTTCGCTAACTTTGTGCTTAGCCAGCAGGTGTTTGAGGGATGAGGAGCCGGTACATGGCACGGCGGTGGGCTATAGCACTTCTGCTATCGGTGCTTGCCGTAGGGCACTTCCACTGTGCGTCCCCAGAGTTCACGACGGCGAAGATTGCGCTCGGACAGCGCGATTACCCCAAGGCACTCCGTAACTTGGAGGCCGAGACGCAGAAGAATCCAAGCAACATCGAGGCGTGGCTCCTCTTGGCGCAACTGCATCGGGAGCACACACGCTCGTACGAAGCGGCTGCACAAGCACTCCAAGGAGCTCGTGCCAATGATAAGACAGGACGGTGGACCACTCAGATTGCTGCCGAGGAGGTTGCGCTGTGGGTTACCGTCTACAACCAGGCTATCGTCCAGTACAACGAAGTAGCGACCGCCCAGTCTCCTTCGGCAGAGCAGCTCCAGAAGACTCGTCAGCTGCTGCAGTTGGCAATTCGCCTAAAGCCAGACGTTCCTGATCCCTACGGTCTGCTAGGGATCGTGGAGGAACTTGCAAGGGACACTGTGGCTGCCTTACAGAACTTCGTCCGCTACCGGCAGCTGGTACAGCCGGAGATAGAGGCCGCACAGAGGGCTGGCGTCACTCTCGGTATGGCCCGCAGTGAACTCCTACGGAGGTTGGGTCCTCCAGCACAGAGCCGCAACATCCTGGCTGAGCAGGACACGCTCTTCGTTGACCTCTGGACCGTTGAGGGGCAGCCACTCTACGTCTTTGCTGCGGCAGTGGACGGGAAGGAGGCGGTCGTGGAAGGGTGGCGATATAGGCCACCGCAGGCGTGGACACAGGCCGAAAAGGAGCGGTATGCTCGGCTTATGGTCCAGCCCCTGGTGAATGCAGCATTGGCATACATGGACCGTGGAGTGCTGGACACAGCCCTCAGCTACGCCCGCGATGTCTTGACCCTCAGCCCAGAAAGCGAAGCGGGAATGGGTCTGCTGCTGGAGATCTACGACCGCCAGGGACGGACCCAAGAGCTCCTGGACCTCCTCCAGCGACTCCGAAGCCAATTTCCGACGAAGACAGCCTATACGCTGCAGTACGCAATCGTGCTGACGAAGCAGGAGCGGTACCAAGAGGCTACAAAGGCCTACGACGAAGTCCTGCAGAGGGAACCGGCAAACGAGCTTGCTCTCTTCAACGGCGCTGTGGCCTACAAGAATTGGGCTGGGAAGCTGCAGCAGGAGGAGATAGAGAAGCGACGCCAGAATCCACGGTACCAAGAGCAGCGCGAGCGCTATGCGCCGCTGCTCCGCCGCTCTGCAGAGCTCTTCGAACGCTACCGTCAACTGCCCGGGAAGCAGGACGAGTTCCTTGTGCTGGAGCAGCTCCTGAACATCTACGAAGTGCTCGGTGAGACCCAAAAGTTGACCCGGCTGGTGGCGGAGCTAGAGCGATTGGAGCCGCTCTATGCCACGCAGCCACGGTACTACGAGCTCTTGGGTGGCTACTACGCCCGCCGTGGCGAGAAGGCGAAGGCAGAGCAGTACTACAACCGCGCTGACCGACTACGCAACCAACAGTGAGGCATAGCAATGGAACACGACAAGTCCAAGCTAGAGCAGCCAACCATCGAGCACCAGATCAACATAGAGCTTGGCGAGCAAGAGGCTCAGGGGATTTACTCCAACCTGGTCATCATCTCGCATTCGATTGCGGAGTTCGTGTTGGACTTCACCCGTGTCCTGCCAGGATTGCCTCGGGCGCGCGTTCATGCTCGGATTCTGATGACTCCGCAGCACGCTAAGCTCTTCTGGATGGCGCTTGGGGAGAACATTCGCAAGTACGAGCAGCAGTATGGGGAGATCCGTGTAGAGCCCCAGCAATCCATGCCCTCGATCCCCTTCCGAGTGCATTGACGCAGAAGCCCTTGCGGATGGCGCTTGGAGCTATCGTTGTGGTCCTCCATGCGCACCTCCCGTATGTGTTACACCACGGTCGTTTTCCCCACGGCACCGATTGGCTCTGCGAGGCTGTAGCAGAGTGCTACCTGCCACTGCTGAAGGTTCTGCGGGGATTGATACGACGTGGCCTTCTGCCGCGCTGCACGCTGGAATTCTCGCCTGTGCTGTGCGAACAGCTAGCCCATCCCGCTTTCCGGGTGCTCTTCCAGCAGTACTGCCAGGAGAAGATGGAGGCAGCTCGGGAGGATGAGTTCCACTTCCGCCGCTATGGTTACGGCGAGCATTGGATCCGTCTGGCCCAGCTATGGCAGACGTGGTACGCTGAGCGGCTGCAGGAGTTTCTGGAGGAGTACCGAGGAGACCTCATCGCTGCTTTTGCGCGCCTGCAGTCCATAGAGGTAGTGGAGCTGGCGACTTCGGCAGCTACCCATGCGTACCTCCCGCTGCTGCCAAGCGAGCGAGCGGTTGCCTTCCAGCTTCGAGTTGGTGTGGAGGCGTACCGGCGCCATTTCGGCCGTACACCGCAGAGCGTGTGGCTGCCTGAGTGTGGTTACTACCCAGCGCAGGATACGACGGCGGAATCCCTTTACGGCTCAAGGGCACAGCGTTCGGTTGGGGTAGAGTATTGGCTGTGGCAACTCGGACTGGAGAGCTGCGTGGTGGAACAGCAGCTGTTGGAGCGTGGCCACTTCTGGTCGCGATCGGAACGTTGTCGTGGGCCATCGCTGTTACAGCCGTACTGGTGTTGCTCCATGCCTGAGTGCCCGTGGGGATGCTACATCCTGGCCCGACACCAGGCAACGGCAGCTCATGTCTGGGATGCCCGGACGGGCTATCCAGGTGATGGGGACTACTTAGACTTCCACAAGCGCCACTACACTTCGTGGCTGCGGTACTGGCGCGTGACGGACAACCGGCTGGATATGCAGTACAAGCTGCTCTACGTGCCCGACTGGGCTCAGGGTAAGGCGGCAGGGCATGCTACACACTTCGCCGACGTCCTGACTCGAACGCTCGCTGAGGAGTCTCAGCGCCAGGGTTGTTTCCCAGTCCTCTGCCTGCCGTTTGACGCTGAGCTCTTCGGGCATTGGTGGTTTGAGGGGCCATTGTTTCTGCACTTCCTCTGGGAGCGGGTGGCTGCAGACGGTGCCGTGGAACTGTGGAGCCTCCGGGAATGTCGACAGCGGACGCAGCCAGTGGGACAGGTACGGCTTCCTGCTGGCTCGTGGGGAAAGGATGCCGGGCATGAGCCTTGGATAGACCCTAGGGTGCGGTGGATGTGGCACTTCTTAGCCCAGGCGGAGGAGCGCCTCCAGACTCTCCTCCGGCGCTTCCCGACAGGGGTTCGCTCTCCACTCCAGGAACGGCTCCTCCGACAGGCTCTGCGTGAACTCCTGCTGATGCAGAGTTCGGATTGGATGTTCCAGGTAGTCACCGGGGGTGCCCAAGAGTATGCCGAGCAGCGTTTTGCCTTCCATGCCCAAGACTTCGAACGTCTGTGCCAGCTCGTAGAGGAGAGCTCGGGACGAGGGGAGCTAACGCCGGACGAGGAAAAGTTCGTCAGTGCTGTCGAGGAGC from Candidatus Kapaibacterium sp. includes:
- a CDS encoding fumarylacetoacetate hydrolase family protein → MKLVSYRLGPCVRAGFISGEHWIVDAAGAYEVARREGLVHRLFAMPTQMLQLLELWEVASEELRRLQEWCAGREEALVADGLAFALDEAVLEAPLQPRSLRDGYAFRQHVEAARRSRGLPMIPEFDAFPVFYFGNHQAVTGPGPVAVQARHLERLDFELECAVVIGKAGKNIPASVAERFIAGFMIMNDWSARELQAQEMKLNLGPAKGKDFATSLGPWLVTLDELADRAILTPDGNHYDLEMTARLNGELISHDTLRNMRWTFAQIIERASYGTWLYPGDVIGSGTCGTGCLLELNTTGGFTPARWLQPGDTVELSIERLGTLRNTLMLVPEEMAQ
- a CDS encoding tetratricopeptide repeat protein, whose product is MRSRYMARRWAIALLLSVLAVGHFHCASPEFTTAKIALGQRDYPKALRNLEAETQKNPSNIEAWLLLAQLHREHTRSYEAAAQALQGARANDKTGRWTTQIAAEEVALWVTVYNQAIVQYNEVATAQSPSAEQLQKTRQLLQLAIRLKPDVPDPYGLLGIVEELARDTVAALQNFVRYRQLVQPEIEAAQRAGVTLGMARSELLRRLGPPAQSRNILAEQDTLFVDLWTVEGQPLYVFAAAVDGKEAVVEGWRYRPPQAWTQAEKERYARLMVQPLVNAALAYMDRGVLDTALSYARDVLTLSPESEAGMGLLLEIYDRQGRTQELLDLLQRLRSQFPTKTAYTLQYAIVLTKQERYQEATKAYDEVLQREPANELALFNGAVAYKNWAGKLQQEEIEKRRQNPRYQEQRERYAPLLRRSAELFERYRQLPGKQDEFLVLEQLLNIYEVLGETQKLTRLVAELERLEPLYATQPRYYELLGGYYARRGEKAKAEQYYNRADRLRNQQ
- a CDS encoding DUF3467 domain-containing protein; the encoded protein is MEHDKSKLEQPTIEHQINIELGEQEAQGIYSNLVIISHSIAEFVLDFTRVLPGLPRARVHARILMTPQHAKLFWMALGENIRKYEQQYGEIRVEPQQSMPSIPFRVH
- a CDS encoding DUF1957 domain-containing protein, with the protein product MALGAIVVVLHAHLPYVLHHGRFPHGTDWLCEAVAECYLPLLKVLRGLIRRGLLPRCTLEFSPVLCEQLAHPAFRVLFQQYCQEKMEAAREDEFHFRRYGYGEHWIRLAQLWQTWYAERLQEFLEEYRGDLIAAFARLQSIEVVELATSAATHAYLPLLPSERAVAFQLRVGVEAYRRHFGRTPQSVWLPECGYYPAQDTTAESLYGSRAQRSVGVEYWLWQLGLESCVVEQQLLERGHFWSRSERCRGPSLLQPYWCCSMPECPWGCYILARHQATAAHVWDARTGYPGDGDYLDFHKRHYTSWLRYWRVTDNRLDMQYKLLYVPDWAQGKAAGHATHFADVLTRTLAEESQRQGCFPVLCLPFDAELFGHWWFEGPLFLHFLWERVAADGAVELWSLRECRQRTQPVGQVRLPAGSWGKDAGHEPWIDPRVRWMWHFLAQAEERLQTLLRRFPTGVRSPLQERLLRQALRELLLMQSSDWMFQVVTGGAQEYAEQRFAFHAQDFERLCQLVEESSGRGELTPDEEKFVSAVEERDSVFPELSVEWWSQPL